The following DNA comes from Gordonia zhaorongruii.
AGCACGGCCACCATCAAGCCCATCGCGGTGGAGCCGATGGCGAAACTGACGCCGCCGATGTACTGACTGAGTCCACCGGCCGGCAGGTCCCACAAGCTGTTGTTGAGTGCGACGTACGCGCCGTTCGACATGTCGGGGGAGAGATCGCTGTTGCCGATCTCGTAGCCCGCGATGAGGAAGCCGAGCGCCATCAGGAGGCCGCCCGCCGCGACGAACGGGATCATGTAACTGACACCGGTCAGCAACGCCTGCTTGAGTCGGCTGCCGAGTCCGGCGCCCGCGTCGGCGGACGATGCGTCACGGGCCCCGGCGTCGTCGGCATCGTGCGCCGAGACGGTTCGTGTGTTCGGATCGCTCGCGGCCGATACGGCTTCGGTGATCATCGTGTCCGGTTGGTTGATCGCGCGCTTGACGCCCGACTCCACGAGCGGTTTTCCGGCGAACCGCTCCCGGCCCTTCACCCCGACATCGGAGGCGAAGATCACCGCATCGGCGTCCGCGAGTTCCTGGTCGGTGAACGGAGTGGTCCCGCTCGATCCCTGGGTCTCTACCGCGAAATCGACGTCGGCTCGCTCGGCGGCCAGCTTGAGTGCATCGGCGGCCATGTACGTGTGCGCGATCCCGGTCGGGCAGGCGGTGATGGCGAGGACGGACGTGCGGCGGGAGGCGGCCCCGGTCATCGGTGCGGCAGCCGGTGTCCCGGTCGCTGCTGTCCCTGTCGCCGGTGTCCCATTCGCTGGCGTCTCCGCAGCCTTAGTATCTGCGGCTTTCGTGCCCTTCGGGGCCACCGCGTCGGTGACGAGGTCGACGACGGCCACGTCGCTCTCGGCGTCACGGAGACTCTGCACGAACTCCGGGCGCACGAGAGCCCGGGCCAACGCGCTCAGGACCTTCATGTGCTCGCTGCCCGCACCGGCAGGGGCGGCGATCAGGAACACGATGTCAGCGGGTCCGTCGTTCGCTCCGAAGTCGACGGGTCGGGACAACCTCGCCATGGCGAGGGTCGCCGTCGTCACCGACTCAGCGCGGGCGTGCGGGATGGCTATGCCGCCGGGGAGACCGGTCGGTGAACTCGACTCGCGGGTCAGTGCCCCGTCGATCAGGTCGGTCGGGTCGTCGGTGCGACCGTCGTCGCCGACGAGACCGGCGAGGCGGCGGATGACGGCTTCTGCGTCGTGGCCTGCATCGGTGTCGAGGAGCACCAGGTTCGGCGCGATTATCGGTTGGGACATGACGTGTGCCTCTTCGTCGGACGGACTATCGGGTCGGCGTGATGCGGAGCTGGGTGATCGGGTGTTCACAGGAGTCTGGTGACGGTTGCTCCCGCCTGGTCCAGAAGGTCGGGTGTCGGGGGAGTGGTGCCGTGCAGGGCGGCCGCCGCTGAGCCGTAGGCGACCGCGCTGCGGAGCCGGTCGGCGGGGTCGGTGCCGCGGCGGTGCGCGATCAGATAGCCGGCCAGTGACGAGTCGCCGGCTCCGACGGTGCTGCGGACGCGGACCTTCGGGGCGGTGGCGAACCAGACACCGCCGGAGTCGGCGAGCAGCGCGCCCGCGGCACCGAGCGTCGTCAGGATCGCGCCGCCGGTCGTCGCGGCGAGATCAGCGGTCGCTTCAGCGGCCGCGGACGGGTCACCGTTCGTCGCCGCCGACTCCAGTTCCGCCGGGTCCGCACCGGTGAGCTCTGCGAGTTCCTCGGCATTGGGCTTCATCAGTCCAGGCCGTGCACCCGCCACCCACCGCAACGGCGGTCCCGAGGTGTCCACCGCGACGGCGATCCCAGCGTCCGAGAGCCGACCCACCAGGTCCGCATACCAGGACTCGGGAAGTCCGGGCGGCAACGAGCCGCACAGCGCTATCCAGTCGGCGCCGGCGGCACGCGCAAGGACGGCATCCGTCAGGGCGGCTGCCGCCGCTTCGCCGAGCGTCGCGCCAGGCGCGTTCACCTTCGTCGTGATGCCGTCCGGGTCGGCGATCGTCAAGTTCACGCGCACGTCACCGTGCACGTCGAGGGCCGCGTGGGGGAGACCCGCCCGGTCCAGATGAGCGAGGAAGGGGTCGCCCGCTCGGGCCGGTATCACTGCGAGCGTGTCCAGGCCGGCTGCGGCGACGACCCGGGAGACGTTCACTCCCTTGCCGCCCGGCTGATCGTGGGTTCGCAATGTCCGGTGCACGCCTCCCGGTCGGAGGGGGCCGTCGATCTCGGCGGTGCGATCTATGCTCGGGTTCGCGGTGACTGTGACGATCATGCGACAACCACCTCGACGTCGTGGTTGTTGAGGGCTTCGGTGAAGACGGGGTCGATCCCATCGTCGGTGATCAGGACGTCGACGTCGTCGATCTCGCCGAATCCGACGAGTTCCTGACGATTGAGCTTGGTCGAATCGGCGAGGACGACGACCCGGTCGCATGCCGCGATCATCGCGCGTTTAGTGGCGGCCTCGTCGGGGTCGGGGGTGGACAGGCCGTGATCGGTGGTCAGCCCGTTGGCGCCGATGAACCCGACACTCACGTGCAGCCTGCGGAGCGCCTGCACGGTGTCGGTGCCGACGGCTGCCTGGGTCTTCGGACGGAGCCTGCCGCCGACCAGGATGACGGTCGAGCGCGCCAGGCCGGTGAGTGACGAGGCGATCGGGACGCTGTTGGTGACCACGTGCAGGTGCGCATCGCCGGGGAGCGCCTCGGCCGCCTGGAAAGTGGTGCTGCCCGCGTCGAAGAGCACGGCGCCTCCGGAGTCGGGAACGAACTGCTGAGCGGCTCGACCGATCGCGCGCTTCTCGGCACTGCGGGCGGCTTCACGGGAAGCGAGGTCGAGTTCGTCGACCACGGTGGCCAGATCCGGCCGAACGGCTCCTCCGTGAACACGAGTCAGGAGCCCCGACCGCTGCAGAACGGCGAGATCGC
Coding sequences within:
- a CDS encoding PTS fructose transporter subunit IIABC — protein: MSQPIIAPNLVLLDTDAGHDAEAVIRRLAGLVGDDGRTDDPTDLIDGALTRESSSPTGLPGGIAIPHARAESVTTATLAMARLSRPVDFGANDGPADIVFLIAAPAGAGSEHMKVLSALARALVRPEFVQSLRDAESDVAVVDLVTDAVAPKGTKAADTKAAETPANGTPATGTAATGTPAAAPMTGAASRRTSVLAITACPTGIAHTYMAADALKLAAERADVDFAVETQGSSGTTPFTDQELADADAVIFASDVGVKGRERFAGKPLVESGVKRAINQPDTMITEAVSAASDPNTRTVSAHDADDAGARDASSADAGAGLGSRLKQALLTGVSYMIPFVAAGGLLMALGFLIAGYEIGNSDLSPDMSNGAYVALNNSLWDLPAGGLSQYIGGVSFAIGSTAMGLMVAVLAGYIAYAIADRPGLAPGFTAGVIAVTVNSGFIGGLVGGLIAGVVALWLSKLPLPKWARGLQPVVIIPLVGTLIVGVVMFMLLAGPLSWVNTTLEDQLNSMSGSSKIVLGIVIGLMMCFDLGGPVNKAAYAVGVAGLGTAGASVGQWEFMAAVMGAGMVPPLALALATLLRPSLFTEPERENGKAAWLLGASFISEGAIPFAAADPLRVIPSMMLGGAVTGGLSMALGTELRAPHGGVFVLFAMNGTWWKFLIAIVVGTVVAAVAVIAAKQVRPRTAEGEEAEEGSSAPAAA
- a CDS encoding 1-phosphofructokinase family hexose kinase, with protein sequence MIVTVTANPSIDRTAEIDGPLRPGGVHRTLRTHDQPGGKGVNVSRVVAAAGLDTLAVIPARAGDPFLAHLDRAGLPHAALDVHGDVRVNLTIADPDGITTKVNAPGATLGEAAAAALTDAVLARAAGADWIALCGSLPPGLPESWYADLVGRLSDAGIAVAVDTSGPPLRWVAGARPGLMKPNAEELAELTGADPAELESAATNGDPSAAAEATADLAATTGGAILTTLGAAGALLADSGGVWFATAPKVRVRSTVGAGDSSLAGYLIAHRRGTDPADRLRSAVAYGSAAAALHGTTPPTPDLLDQAGATVTRLL
- a CDS encoding DeoR/GlpR family DNA-binding transcription regulator is translated as MYADERQRAIANDVRGRGRVSVNDLAERFTVTGETVRRDLAVLQRSGLLTRVHGGAVRPDLATVVDELDLASREAARSAEKRAIGRAAQQFVPDSGGAVLFDAGSTTFQAAEALPGDAHLHVVTNSVPIASSLTGLARSTVILVGGRLRPKTQAAVGTDTVQALRRLHVSVGFIGANGLTTDHGLSTPDPDEAATKRAMIAACDRVVVLADSTKLNRQELVGFGEIDDVDVLITDDGIDPVFTEALNNHDVEVVVA